The genomic region GTTCCCTTGCCGCCGTAGCGCATGACCACGCACGCCACGCGGCCGAACCGCCCGCGCCGCATCGCCCGGGCGGCGGAGTGCGGATGGTAGTTGCACCGCTGGGCCGCCTGCATGACCCGGTCGCGGGTCCGCGAGGTCACCAGCGGACTGCGGCTGAACACGCGCGAGACAGTCGCCGTGCTCACGCCCGCCATTTCCGCCACTTCTCGGAGGTTCTTGGCCATCGTCCCACGTGCTCCCTGGTGCAACAGTTGCATGCTATCCGAAATTGTAAACGTTTACAAGAGAAATCTTGCCACCGTGTTTCTCAAGGCGTTATACTGGGCAAACGTGCCGGTCGGCGATCCGGCCCGGCGACGCCCAGAGAAGGCGGCATCCGTTGCAACCCGCTGAGCAACCGATACTTACGCTCATCCAGTTCTCCGACGCCCACGTCGGCAACCCCGCCAACCTCCCCCGTCACGACCGCCTGGCCGCCGCGGTAGAGCTGGCCAACGCCCGCAAACCCGCGTTCGTAATTGATACCGGCGATGTGGCGAGTCATCCGGTTTATGGCGCGCAGGCGGAGTATCTGGCGGAGTTTGATGGGTATCTGGAGCATGTGGCCCGGCTTGCCCCGCCGCTGTATGTCGTGCCGGGCAATCACGATATCGGTTATCCCGAGCCGGCGGCGCCGCGGGCGGATGGGACGCCGTGGGGGGAGTATCGGGAACTGGTTGCGGCGTACCGGCTGCGATTTGCCGTGATGGATCAGTCGTTTGTACACAGCGGGTTTCGTTTTATTCTGGTCAACAACAATCCGCGGACGTCCAAAGGACCGGGGCACATCTCGGCTGAGCAGTTTGAGTGGATCGAGCGGGAGTTGGCTTGCGGTCAGACGACGTTTGTCTTCTGTCACGTTGAGGTGCTGCACGAGGGCGTCGGCGAGCCTTGGGGGCCGTCGTCCGAGCGGCTGAGCGCCCTGTGCCGGCGACACGGCGTGCCGGCGGTCGCGTACGGGCATCGGCACGAGATGCATTTGACGCCGCTTGACGGCACGCTGTATGTCATGTGTCCGGACCTGAAGGTCCCCGGCCACCAGGCGATCCTCGAGTATCGCCTGTTTGCCGGTCACTTCGACCTTTGGTCGTTCGATGTTCTTTCCGGCCAGGGCGAACGTCTGGGCCGATTTGATTTTGCTCGGGAGAACCACTCTGATGGTAAAGCTTGACTGGGTCCGCAAGATTTATGATGACAGCATGCACTGCGCATTTACCGACATGGTTCGGTGGAACGGCTGGTATTACGTGGCCTTTCGCCGGGCTTTCGCCCACGGCATGGTGCCATTCGGCGACGTGTTCGTGATCCGCAGCCGCGACCTGGGGCAGTGGGACGTCTGCGGGATGCTGACCACCGGCTTTGACGATCGGGATCCGGCGTTTGTCGCCGACGACGACCGGCTTTGGGTTTACTTCTACTCGCGTTTCGCGGAGACCGCGTTGGTCGACGGCCGCCTTCACCGCATAGAAGGCGGGGCGCAGCGGTCGCAGACGTACGTTTCGTGCACGAGCGACGGCGTGTCATGGCACGTGCCGGTTCCGGTGTACAAGCCGGACGTGTGGCTGTGGCACCCGCAGCGGTTCGATGACGGCTTCTACTGCGCCGCCTACGAGACCAAGGCCGATCGTGCCGCCCGCGAGCTGATGCTGTTGCGGTCCGACGACGCGGTGGACTGGCGCAAGGTCTCGACCATCCAGGAGAACAACGGCGGCGAGTCGTTTATCGTTCGCGACGAGGACGGGCGCTTTATGGTGGTCAACCGTGGCGCCCTCAACGAGGCCCGGACGGATTTTCTCCATGCCGATCCGCCGTATGTCGCATGGTCCGGCTGGCGGGTCGCGCACGGCATGCAGAGTCCGAACGTGGTTCGCGTGGCGGGCCGGCTCATCGCGGCAGGTCGGCGATCGATCGTCGATCCGCCCGACTGGTGCAAGGCGGTCACGTCGATTTTCGAGATCGATCCGGAGAAACAGACCACGCAGCGGCTGCTCGATCTGCCATCCGGCGGCGATACATCCTACTGCGGCATGGTGGTCGAGAACGATGGTTCGATCCTGCTCAGCTACTACTCGCAGCACGAGTACATCAGTCGGCCGGATTTCCGTCACGGCCAGCGGCCCGCGTCGATCTACCTGGCAAAGCTGAGCGTTGGGTGATGGCCGTCTGAGGGGTGTGACGTCGGTTCAACTTGCCTTTGGGACAGCACGGAGCACGCGGAACACGCGGAGAGGGCAAGGAGTCAGACTTCAGTAGTCAGAAGTCAGAATCAAGAAAGACCCCGCCGAGGGCGGCGGAGCTGATGGAGGGCAGCCGCCGGCCTTTCGCACCGCACACGGATTCCTCTTGCCCGCCCGCCGCCAGTGCGTACACTGAATGCTTCGGCAGATTCACCGCCACGCGTATGCACGGAGAAACGCCTTGGAATTCATTGACTACATCATTCCCTTCGAGCGGATCGCTGCGATGTCCACCGGTCCGCAGGTTCTGCTGATCCTGGTGATCATCGGGGCCAGCCTGGCCGTCCTGACCAAGGGGGCTGATTGGCTGGTGGACGGGGCGGCCCAACTGGCCTACCGGCTTGGCATTTCCAAGATCATCGTCGGGGCCACGGTCGTCTCGCTGGGGACGACCACTCCGGAGACGGCGGTTTCCGTCCTGGCCGCTTTGCGCGGCGAGATCGGGATTGCGCTGGGCAATGCGGTCGGTTCGGTCATCTGCGACACCGGGTTGATCTTCGGCCTCGGCTGCCTGCTCACCCGGCTGCCGCTCGATCGCTTCATTCTCAACCGCCACGGCTGGCTCCAGTTCGGCTCCGGGCTGCTGCTGGTCTTCCTGGTGGTGATCTCGACCGCCGTCTACGGTGCGCCGGTGATCACCCGGCCGATGGGGGTCATGCTGCTGTGCCTGTTGGCTGGGTACATGTTCATCTCGATCCGGTGGGCCCGCAACCATCCCAATCCCACCGGGGATATCCCCGCCGTCACCCACAGCGTGACCGCCTGCATGATGATGATCATCGTCGGCGTGTTCATGGTCGTCTTCAGCGCCCAGGCGCTGATCCGGTCGGTCGCGCTTCTGTGCAATCTGCTGGGCATTCCCGAAGCCGTGGTCGCAGCCACGGTGGTGGCGTTCGGCACTTCGCTGCCCGAACTGGTCACCGCCCTGACCAGCATCCGCAAAGGGCATCCGGAGATCATGATCGGCAACATCGTCGGCGCCGATATTCTCAACGTCCTCTTCGTCACCGGGGCGTCGGCGGCGGCCGTCGCACTGCCCGTGCCGGCGGAGGTGCTGCGGATTCACCTGCCCACGATGATCCTGATCCTCCTGCTGTTCCGAATCTTCATCTACACGAGCCGAGACCACTTCCGCCGATGGTACGGCATCCCCCTGCTCGCGATCTACGCCGCGTTCATCATCGTGTCCTACTTCGCCCGCGGCATCGTGGGGCTATAGCCGTCCCGTCAGGCAGGCGTCAGCGGTCCGCCCGCCGACCTGTGCGGTCGCGTCACCGGCACACCGGCGCGGCGGTTACTCCAAGGACCAGGTCTGGCCCCAGTTGTCGAGCAGACGTTGGAAGTCCGGGAACCCGATCATGCCGTCCCGATTGTAGTCGAGCAGGAAATCGTACCGTCCGTCTCCGGTGTAGATGGTGGCGCTCCACGCGTCATACATCAGCTGGAAATCGCTGTAGCCGACGATCCCGTCGTAGTCGAAATCGGCGTAGATCGGCGGAGCGTCCAGGTCGCACTGGCCGCCGTTCCAATCGACGGTGATCGCCGCCCGCTCGTCCTGCGTTCCGAAGTGGCCGACCGTCCAGCAGGAGTACGAGTCGATCAGCACGATGTCCTGGGTGATCCCGGTGATTTCCATCCGGTCCGGCGAAATCTCGACAAACCGCACCGTCACCGGCAGGAACTCCAGGACGTGACCGGAGGCGTCCTTGGTCCTCAGGAAGACCGTTCCTTTGGTGTTCAGAGCGGGATCGGCGGGCAGCGCCCGCGGCAGTCGCCAGGTGATCCTGGCCACGTAAGGCGTCGTCAGCATGATCGACCCTTCGTCCACGTACTCCGGATCCACCCAGCCGGTTGCCGGATCCAATCCGTTTGGATCGTAGAAGATCGGCAACAGGTATACCCCGCCCGGCGGGACTTCCTCGAATGTCCCGTTCGGGTCGATCCGGCCCCAGGAGAAGTAGACGATGGCGTTGGGATCGTAGTAGTTCGGGTCCGCCTCCGGATAGTCCATCGGCGCCGGCTCCACTTCCGGCTCAGCCGGCGGATCGTCAGCGGTCCTCGAATCGAGGTGGATGATCAGCGGAGCCAGTTCTCCAGACGGCGCTGCGCCGCCCTCGCCGCCATCCGACGGGGCCGATCCGCCGCCGGGATAGACGATCCCCGGATCGGGGCTGTAGTACTGGAAGCAGTTCTCCATCGTGTTCCAGAACAGGATTTCCGAACCGGGATAGGCGTCGAGGAAGAACGCCTTGAGGTAGAAGCAGGCGCTGGG from Phycisphaerae bacterium harbors:
- a CDS encoding metallophosphoesterase — encoded protein: MQPAEQPILTLIQFSDAHVGNPANLPRHDRLAAAVELANARKPAFVIDTGDVASHPVYGAQAEYLAEFDGYLEHVARLAPPLYVVPGNHDIGYPEPAAPRADGTPWGEYRELVAAYRLRFAVMDQSFVHSGFRFILVNNNPRTSKGPGHISAEQFEWIERELACGQTTFVFCHVEVLHEGVGEPWGPSSERLSALCRRHGVPAVAYGHRHEMHLTPLDGTLYVMCPDLKVPGHQAILEYRLFAGHFDLWSFDVLSGQGERLGRFDFARENHSDGKA
- a CDS encoding exo-alpha-sialidase produces the protein MVKLDWVRKIYDDSMHCAFTDMVRWNGWYYVAFRRAFAHGMVPFGDVFVIRSRDLGQWDVCGMLTTGFDDRDPAFVADDDRLWVYFYSRFAETALVDGRLHRIEGGAQRSQTYVSCTSDGVSWHVPVPVYKPDVWLWHPQRFDDGFYCAAYETKADRAARELMLLRSDDAVDWRKVSTIQENNGGESFIVRDEDGRFMVVNRGALNEARTDFLHADPPYVAWSGWRVAHGMQSPNVVRVAGRLIAAGRRSIVDPPDWCKAVTSIFEIDPEKQTTQRLLDLPSGGDTSYCGMVVENDGSILLSYYSQHEYISRPDFRHGQRPASIYLAKLSVG
- a CDS encoding sodium:calcium antiporter — translated: MSTGPQVLLILVIIGASLAVLTKGADWLVDGAAQLAYRLGISKIIVGATVVSLGTTTPETAVSVLAALRGEIGIALGNAVGSVICDTGLIFGLGCLLTRLPLDRFILNRHGWLQFGSGLLLVFLVVISTAVYGAPVITRPMGVMLLCLLAGYMFISIRWARNHPNPTGDIPAVTHSVTACMMMIIVGVFMVVFSAQALIRSVALLCNLLGIPEAVVAATVVAFGTSLPELVTALTSIRKGHPEIMIGNIVGADILNVLFVTGASAAAVALPVPAEVLRIHLPTMILILLLFRIFIYTSRDHFRRWYGIPLLAIYAAFIIVSYFARGIVGL